The window AGCCGGCAGCCCGCCGGATGTGGCGATCCTTCCGCAGCCGGGCCTGATTGCCGATCTCGCCTCCAAGGGCTACCTGACGCCGCTTGGCGACGAGACGAAGCAGTGGCTGCTCGACAACTATTCCGCCGGGCAGTCCTGGGTCGATCTCGCGACCTATAACGGCAAGGACGGCACGCCGGCGCTTTACGGCTTTCCATACAAGATCGACGTCAAGTCTCTCGTCTGGTACGTGCCGGAAAACTTCGAGGACGCCGGCTATGAAGTGCCGAAGACGATGGAGGAGTTGAAGGCGCTGACGGAGAAGATCGCCGCTGACGGCGAGAAGCCCTGGTGCATTGGGCTCGGCTCCGGCGGTGCGACCGGGTGGCCGGCTACCGATTGGGTCGAGGACCTGATGCTGCGCACGCAGCCCCCGGAGGTCTACGACAAGTGGGTCACGAATGAAATTCCGTTCACGGATCCGGCTGTCGTCAACGCCATCGAGGAGTTCGGCTGGTTCGCACGCAATGACGAATTCGTCGACGGCGGCGCCGCAGCCGTCGCCTCGACAGATTTCCGTGACAGCCCGAAGGGTCTCTTCGCCTCTCCGCCGAAGTGCTACCTGCACCATCAGGCCTCGTTCATTCCGTCCTTCTTCCCGGAAGGCACGGTCGTCGGCGAGGATGCCGACTTCTTCTACATGCCTCCCTATGAGAGCCAGAAGGAGCTCGGCAATCCGGTGCTTGGCGCTGGCACGCTCGCAATGATCACCAGGGATACACCGGCCGCACGTGCGTTCATCGAGTTCCTCAAGACCCCGATCGCGCATGAGGTGTGGATGGCGCAGACGAGCTTCCTGACGCCCTATAAGAGTGTCAATGTCGACGTTTACGGCAATCCGCCACTCAAGAAGCAGGGCGAGATCCTGCTGAGCGCCACCACCTTCCGCTTCGACGGTTCCGACCTGATGCCCGGCAAGATCGGCGCGGGCGCCTTCTGGACCGGCATGGTTGATTTCGTCGGCGGCAAGTCCGCGGACGACGTTGCAGCCGACGTGCAGAAGGCCTGGGACGCTATCAAGTAGAGCTGGAACATGCGGCGGACGACGAAGGGCGTCGTCCGCCGCCTTGCGGTCGGATTGCCTGCGCGGGGCGGCGGTCGGAGACTGCAGGGCAGTGCGACGCGCAAATGTCGCGGTAGAGCTTTGAATTGCTGCATGTCTTTGCCCTCGACTCGGGGCCGAGCTTAGAGACTTGCAATAGAACGGTAGCGCGCCGAAGGTGATGCGCCGTGCGCCGGTTCCGCGCGCATGTGAGGGGAGGGATGTATCATGCAGCTGATTGCCGCAATCGTTACCATGATAGCGGGCGTGCTGGCCTGCGCCGCCTATTTCTGGGCCAGCAACTTCGTGCTCGACCGGATATTTCCGTCGAAGGGACTGGCCGGGGCCGCCGCGTCGCGCAATCTGCGCATCACCAATGCCATCCGGCCCTGGCTGTTCCTGGCGCCGGCCCTCTTCGCGCTGACGATCTATCTGATCTACCCGGTCATTCAATCCGTATACCTGAGCTTCTATGGCCGTGCCGG is drawn from Sinorhizobium sojae CCBAU 05684 and contains these coding sequences:
- a CDS encoding ABC transporter substrate-binding protein, encoding MKTSLLMGVAALALLAGVASAADLKFQPGEDSKFNWASYEEFKNAHDLEGQTLTIFGPWRGEDEALFRSVFAYFAEATGVEVKYSSSENYEQQIVIDTQAGSPPDVAILPQPGLIADLASKGYLTPLGDETKQWLLDNYSAGQSWVDLATYNGKDGTPALYGFPYKIDVKSLVWYVPENFEDAGYEVPKTMEELKALTEKIAADGEKPWCIGLGSGGATGWPATDWVEDLMLRTQPPEVYDKWVTNEIPFTDPAVVNAIEEFGWFARNDEFVDGGAAAVASTDFRDSPKGLFASPPKCYLHHQASFIPSFFPEGTVVGEDADFFYMPPYESQKELGNPVLGAGTLAMITRDTPAARAFIEFLKTPIAHEVWMAQTSFLTPYKSVNVDVYGNPPLKKQGEILLSATTFRFDGSDLMPGKIGAGAFWTGMVDFVGGKSADDVAADVQKAWDAIK